In a genomic window of Bradyrhizobium ontarionense:
- a CDS encoding pyridoxal-phosphate-dependent aminotransferase family protein — protein sequence MTVHTGRHFLQIPGPTNVPDRVLRAMDMPTLDHRGPEFAELGFAVLAASQRIFRTKQPVIIYPSSGTGAWEAAIVNTLAPGDKVLMAETGQFAVLWRGIADKFKLDVDFIPGDWRHGADIAAIEQRLVADKAHTIKAVCVVHNETSTGCLTPPLEVRKALDRAGHPALLMVDTISGLGSMEYEHDAWGVDVSVAGSQKGLMLPPGLGFNAVSEKALAAAKANPGMRSYWDWQEVITFNKLGTFPYTPACNLLMGLNEALKMLEEEGHENVFARHRRHSQATRAAVKAWGLDTQCVDPQAHSPALTGVVMPDGHDADQFRKTVLENFDMSLGTGLNKIKGKVFRIGHIGHFNDLMLMGTLAGVEMGLALANVPHRAGGVLAAMDVLKARDAAPISKVA from the coding sequence ATGACTGTGCACACAGGACGGCATTTTCTTCAGATTCCGGGGCCGACCAATGTGCCCGACCGCGTCTTGCGCGCGATGGATATGCCGACGCTGGACCATCGAGGTCCTGAGTTCGCCGAACTCGGCTTCGCCGTGCTGGCCGCCTCGCAGCGGATTTTCCGCACCAAGCAGCCGGTGATCATCTATCCGTCGTCCGGCACCGGCGCGTGGGAAGCGGCCATCGTCAACACGCTTGCCCCCGGTGACAAGGTGCTGATGGCTGAGACCGGTCAGTTCGCGGTGCTCTGGCGTGGCATCGCTGACAAGTTCAAGCTCGATGTCGACTTCATCCCGGGCGACTGGCGTCATGGCGCCGATATCGCCGCGATCGAGCAGCGGCTCGTGGCCGACAAGGCGCACACGATCAAGGCCGTGTGCGTCGTGCACAACGAGACATCGACCGGCTGCCTCACGCCGCCGCTCGAGGTGCGCAAGGCGCTCGACCGTGCGGGCCATCCCGCTCTGCTGATGGTCGACACGATCTCCGGCCTCGGCTCGATGGAATATGAGCACGACGCCTGGGGTGTTGACGTCTCCGTCGCCGGCTCGCAGAAGGGGCTCATGTTGCCGCCGGGCCTCGGCTTCAACGCGGTTTCGGAGAAGGCGCTCGCCGCCGCCAAGGCCAATCCCGGCATGCGCTCCTACTGGGACTGGCAGGAGGTCATCACCTTCAACAAGCTCGGCACCTTCCCGTACACGCCGGCCTGCAATCTGCTGATGGGCCTCAACGAAGCCCTGAAGATGCTGGAGGAGGAGGGGCACGAGAACGTGTTCGCACGCCATCGCCGCCACAGCCAAGCCACGCGCGCTGCGGTCAAGGCGTGGGGACTCGACACGCAATGCGTCGATCCGCAGGCGCATTCGCCGGCGCTGACGGGCGTGGTCATGCCCGACGGCCATGATGCCGATCAGTTCCGCAAGACGGTGCTCGAAAACTTCGACATGTCGCTCGGGACCGGCCTCAACAAGATCAAGGGCAAGGTGTTCCGCATCGGCCATATCGGCCATTTCAACGACCTGATGCTGATGGGCACGCTCGCCGGCGTCGAGATGGGCCTTGCGCTCGCTAACGTGCCGCACCGCGCCGGTGGCGTGCTTGCGGCGATGGACGTCCTGAAGGCGCGCGACGCTGCGCCGATTTCGAAGGTTGCATGA
- a CDS encoding enoyl-CoA hydratase/isomerase family protein gives MNAPVTGSDDLIYAVDDGIAKITFNRPQARNAMTFAMYDQMASICEAINADRSIKALILTGAGDKAFASGTDISQFRAFKTAQDALDYEARIDRVLGTLELCRVPVIAAIAGACTGGGAGIAACCDIRIGTESTRIGFPIARTLGNCLSMSNISRVVSLIGPARTKDLIFKARLVEAPEALALGLLNEIVPDVGALQTRALETAKLVASHAPITLEVTKEAVRRIRRTLSRDEGEDLILRAYMSEDFREGMDAFLNKRTPNWKGK, from the coding sequence ATGAACGCACCTGTGACCGGCTCCGACGATCTCATCTATGCCGTCGACGACGGCATCGCCAAGATCACCTTCAACCGGCCGCAGGCGCGCAACGCGATGACGTTCGCGATGTACGACCAGATGGCCTCGATCTGCGAGGCCATCAACGCCGACCGGTCGATCAAGGCGCTGATCCTCACTGGGGCGGGCGACAAGGCGTTTGCCTCCGGCACCGACATCTCCCAGTTCCGTGCCTTCAAGACCGCCCAGGATGCGCTCGACTACGAGGCGCGGATCGATCGCGTGCTTGGCACCTTGGAACTGTGCCGCGTGCCGGTGATTGCAGCCATCGCGGGTGCCTGCACCGGCGGCGGCGCGGGCATCGCTGCCTGCTGTGATATCCGCATCGGCACCGAATCCACGCGCATCGGCTTTCCGATCGCGCGCACGCTCGGTAACTGCCTGTCGATGTCGAACATCTCGCGTGTCGTTTCCCTGATCGGGCCGGCTCGCACCAAGGACCTGATTTTCAAGGCCAGGCTGGTCGAGGCGCCCGAGGCGCTCGCGCTTGGCCTCCTCAACGAGATCGTGCCCGATGTCGGGGCCTTGCAGACCCGCGCGCTGGAGACGGCGAAGCTGGTGGCGAGCCATGCGCCGATCACGCTCGAAGTGACCAAGGAGGCGGTGCGCCGCATCCGCCGGACGCTGTCGCGCGACGAGGGCGAGGACCTGATCCTGCGGGCCTATATGAGCGAGGATTTCCGCGAGGGCATGGACGCGTTCCTGAACAAGCGGACACCGAACTGGAAGGGCAAGTAG
- a CDS encoding tripartite tricarboxylate transporter substrate binding protein, producing MRNLIKIAAATAAIFASAPAFAGWEPTKPVEIVVAAGAGGASDQMARMMQAAIQKNNLLKQPVVVSLKGGASGAEALMYMKSSDGDANKVLIAYSLIYMLPLSAKLPFDWHELSPVAVIALDQFVLWDNANGPKSVKEFIEAAKASSSPFKMGGTGSKREDHVLTVFLEKKSGAKFSYLPYKSGGEAATQLVGGHTESNVNNPSENLEVWRAGQVRPLCVFDKERISYTTKVTETQSWNDIPTCKEQGLDVQYLMLRGMFLPGKVTQEQQEFYVDLFSKLVQTAEYKDYMEKQALKPIFLTGKDMLQFLEEDGSLNKQLMMEAGFVAK from the coding sequence GTGCGTAACCTGATCAAGATCGCGGCCGCGACGGCGGCCATTTTCGCAAGTGCGCCGGCCTTTGCCGGCTGGGAGCCGACCAAGCCGGTCGAGATCGTCGTGGCCGCGGGCGCCGGTGGCGCATCCGACCAGATGGCGCGGATGATGCAAGCCGCGATTCAGAAGAACAACCTGCTGAAGCAGCCGGTCGTCGTGTCGCTGAAGGGCGGTGCGTCCGGGGCCGAAGCGCTGATGTACATGAAATCCAGCGACGGCGACGCGAACAAGGTCCTGATCGCCTATTCGCTGATCTACATGCTGCCGCTCTCGGCCAAGCTGCCCTTCGACTGGCATGAGCTGTCGCCGGTCGCGGTGATCGCGCTCGACCAGTTCGTGCTGTGGGACAATGCCAACGGGCCGAAGAGCGTCAAGGAGTTCATCGAGGCCGCCAAGGCATCGAGCTCGCCGTTCAAGATGGGCGGCACCGGGTCGAAGCGTGAGGATCACGTGCTCACCGTGTTCCTCGAGAAGAAGTCCGGCGCCAAGTTCTCCTATCTGCCCTATAAGTCGGGCGGCGAGGCCGCGACCCAGCTGGTCGGCGGCCATACCGAATCCAACGTCAACAATCCTTCCGAGAATCTCGAGGTCTGGCGTGCCGGCCAGGTCCGCCCGCTCTGCGTGTTCGACAAGGAGCGCATCTCCTACACGACCAAGGTCACGGAGACGCAGTCCTGGAACGACATTCCGACCTGCAAGGAGCAGGGGCTGGACGTGCAGTACCTGATGCTGCGCGGCATGTTCCTGCCGGGCAAGGTCACCCAGGAGCAGCAGGAGTTCTACGTCGACCTGTTCAGCAAGCTGGTGCAGACGGCGGAATACAAGGACTACATGGAGAAGCAGGCGCTGAAGCCGATCTTCCTCACCGGCAAGGACATGCTGCAGTTCCTCGAAGAGGACGGCTCGCTCAACAAACAGCTGATGATGGAAGCCGGCTTCGTCGCCAAGTGA
- a CDS encoding tripartite tricarboxylate transporter TctB family protein produces the protein MSNAELEIDVDDPTAPEEDSPAVTNSRTVDVAVSLLLLALAAVLAWDNWRTGASWDSTGPEPGYFPFYLSVILGGASLYGIGAAFLSNKEAVETFVTRAQLRRVMAVFLPTLLFCVAMQVLGIYVASFLLIVGFMRIVGKIALWKSLLTAFLFSAVMFVTFDLVFDVIMPKGPLEAAFGY, from the coding sequence ATGTCAAACGCTGAACTCGAAATCGACGTCGACGATCCGACCGCGCCGGAGGAGGATTCTCCGGCCGTCACCAATAGCCGCACCGTGGACGTTGCCGTCTCGCTGCTGCTGCTCGCGCTCGCAGCGGTGCTGGCATGGGACAATTGGCGGACCGGTGCGTCGTGGGACTCGACCGGTCCCGAACCCGGCTACTTTCCGTTCTATCTCTCGGTGATCCTCGGCGGCGCCAGCCTGTATGGGATCGGTGCCGCTTTCCTGTCGAACAAGGAGGCGGTCGAGACCTTCGTGACGCGCGCGCAGCTGCGCCGGGTGATGGCGGTGTTCCTGCCGACGCTGCTGTTCTGTGTCGCCATGCAGGTTCTCGGCATCTACGTCGCGAGCTTCCTACTGATCGTGGGCTTCATGCGTATCGTCGGCAAGATCGCGCTGTGGAAGTCGTTGCTCACGGCCTTCCTGTTCAGTGCCGTGATGTTCGTGACCTTCGATCTCGTATTCGACGTGATCATGCCGAAGGGGCCGCTCGAAGCGGCGTTCGGGTACTGA
- a CDS encoding tripartite tricarboxylate transporter permease — translation MEALGLLLHGFAVLLTWKTLALMMVGLVLGVFVGVLPGLGGPNGVAILLPLTFSMDPTSAIVMLSCIYWGALFGGAITSILFNIPGEAWSVATTFDGYPMAQQGKAAEALTAAFTSSFIGSLVAVLLITFLAPWISSFALKFGPPEFFAVYLLTFCSFVGLGREDKHKTVVAMSLGLLLAGVGMDTVSGQLRMTFGSTDLLRGINFLVAVIGLFGISEILLTMEERLALRGHAASISLRTVLAVWKDLPKYWMTLLRSSVIGCWLGITPGGAIAASFMGYNLAKRFSKDPDSFGKGRIEGVFAPETAAHASGTAALLPMLALGIPGSGTAAILLGGLMVWGLNPGPLLFVEHKDFVWGLIASMYLGNVVGLVLVLSTVPIFASILRVPFAAVAPMIVVSCAIGAYAIQNAMFDVWLMLGFGVVGYVFKKIKIPLAPFTLALVLGSRAEDAFRQSMIISGGNMKVFWANGLVGTITTLAILLLFWPLIDRLVASFGKSVPPAAKAEA, via the coding sequence ATGGAAGCCTTGGGTCTCCTGCTGCACGGGTTTGCTGTCCTCCTGACCTGGAAGACGCTGGCGCTGATGATGGTCGGGCTCGTGCTCGGCGTCTTCGTCGGCGTGCTGCCGGGGCTGGGCGGTCCCAACGGCGTTGCGATTTTGCTGCCGCTGACTTTCTCGATGGACCCGACCTCGGCCATCGTCATGCTGTCCTGCATCTACTGGGGCGCGCTGTTCGGTGGCGCGATCACCTCCATCCTGTTCAACATTCCCGGCGAGGCCTGGTCGGTGGCCACTACCTTCGACGGCTATCCGATGGCGCAGCAGGGCAAGGCGGCCGAGGCGCTGACGGCGGCCTTCACCTCGTCCTTCATCGGTTCGCTGGTCGCGGTGTTGCTGATCACCTTCCTGGCGCCATGGATCTCGTCTTTCGCGCTGAAATTCGGCCCGCCTGAATTCTTTGCGGTCTATCTGCTCACCTTCTGCTCGTTCGTCGGGCTGGGGCGCGAGGACAAGCATAAGACTGTCGTTGCGATGTCGCTCGGGCTGCTGCTCGCCGGCGTCGGCATGGACACCGTGTCCGGCCAGTTGCGGATGACTTTCGGCTCGACCGATCTGCTCCGCGGCATCAACTTCCTGGTCGCCGTCATCGGCCTGTTCGGCATCAGCGAGATCCTGCTGACGATGGAGGAGCGCCTGGCCTTGCGGGGCCATGCCGCCTCGATCTCGCTGCGCACCGTGCTGGCGGTGTGGAAGGACCTGCCCAAATACTGGATGACCTTGCTGCGCTCCTCGGTGATCGGCTGTTGGCTCGGCATCACCCCGGGCGGCGCGATCGCCGCCTCCTTCATGGGCTACAATCTCGCCAAGCGCTTCTCGAAGGACCCGGACAGCTTCGGCAAGGGGCGCATCGAAGGCGTGTTTGCCCCTGAGACCGCCGCACACGCGTCCGGTACCGCAGCGCTGCTGCCGATGCTGGCGCTCGGCATTCCCGGCTCGGGCACGGCGGCGATCCTGCTCGGGGGCCTGATGGTGTGGGGCCTCAATCCCGGCCCGCTGTTGTTCGTGGAGCACAAGGATTTCGTTTGGGGCCTGATTGCCTCGATGTACCTCGGCAACGTCGTCGGCCTCGTGCTGGTGCTCTCCACCGTGCCGATCTTCGCCTCGATCCTGCGGGTGCCGTTCGCGGCGGTGGCGCCGATGATCGTCGTGTCTTGCGCGATCGGCGCCTATGCAATCCAGAACGCGATGTTCGACGTCTGGCTGATGCTCGGCTTCGGCGTGGTCGGCTATGTCTTCAAGAAGATCAAGATTCCGCTGGCGCCGTTCACGCTGGCGCTCGTGCTCGGCAGCCGCGCCGAGGACGCGTTCCGGCAGTCGATGATCATCTCCGGCGGCAACATGAAGGTGTTCTGGGCGAACGGGCTGGTGGGCACCATCACGACGCTGGCGATCCTGCTGCTGTTCTGGCCGCTGATCGATCGGCTGGTGGCGAGCTTCGGCAAGTCCGTGCCGCCGGCGGCGAAGGCCGAGGCGTAG
- a CDS encoding autotransporter domain-containing protein: MRLRWLTATTALVSLALASPALAQTSSGGDGGNASQAGGFGGTSSATGTGSDGTAGSNLTQGGGGGGAGITGGSGGSDYSGAFHGGNGGLSAGASGSPGQNGGGTSSGGGGGGGAHGAVATTDGSNTATITGGNGGRGGSASNSWGGGGGGAGGYGVVVDGSGLTYTNTGLIGGGIGAPGGVANNNGHGGNGGDGGYGVYVTGPSVLTNSGAITGGAGGNGGDALNSTQSRAGGDGGNGGIGVYFTSGGTLINSGSITGGAAGVRGLGQTGAYDGIFGSAGDGVRGANLTIVNSGTISAGTDLLGPVPPNAITFTGGSNVLEIWASSIINGNVAGTGTDTLRLGGAANGTFDVSSIGASAQYRGFSNVAKTGAGTWTLTGTTTAVTPWAINQGTLEVSSDANLGGSSGALTFGGGTLRYLAGFSSNRDVTLNAGGGSFDTNGNDATLGGTISGTGRFTKLGAGTLTLSNTSNVSYSGDTFINAGTLRAGAPGVLSFASAYTVASGATLDLNGFSSMIGSLAGSGSVLLGAGSLTAGGNDGSTTFAGTISGTGGFIKTGTGRTTLTGTSSYTGATIINGGVLDIEGAITNTSGVSVNPGGTLMGAGLVDPPMTVSINAGGTLAPGNGTAGSSMTIVGNLAFQSGAYYLVQLDPTAASFASVTGSATLGGATVNAVFGTGGYVDKRYTILTTSGGISGSFGSVVKTNLPSGFKTSLSYDATNVYLDLILAFALPGGLNGNQKAVGSTLSAFFDRTGDIPLVFGRLNQAGLTQATGESATGVQQTTFNAMSQFAGLLTDPFAQRQGGGGTNGYADTTRKRTDAFAMLPDDRPADFAQRWNVWAAGFGGSQSTSGNASVGSNGTTSRIAGTAVGADYRLAPQTIAGFALGGSGTSFSVNGLGSGRSDLFQAGAYLHYYAGPNYLRAALAYGWQDVTTDRTVTISGTDGLRASYQANAWTGRIEGGTRFVAPLGGVGLTPYAAAQVTSLRLPAYVEQATVGASTFALSYAGKTVTATRSELGLRTDKSYALADCALTLRGRLAWAHDFNPDRSVSATFQTLPGASFVVNGAAQARDSALTATSIEMSWLNGWSAMATFESEISNVTRSYSGKGTVRYAW; this comes from the coding sequence ATGCGACTGCGCTGGCTGACGGCGACGACCGCGCTGGTATCGTTGGCTCTGGCGAGCCCCGCCTTGGCGCAGACCAGCAGCGGCGGCGATGGCGGCAACGCAAGTCAAGCTGGAGGCTTTGGCGGAACAAGCTCGGCGACCGGCACGGGCAGTGACGGAACCGCAGGTTCGAATCTCACACAGGGCGGTGGCGGCGGCGGTGCTGGCATTACTGGCGGCAGCGGCGGATCCGATTACTCCGGCGCCTTCCACGGCGGCAATGGCGGCTTGTCGGCAGGGGCCTCCGGATCTCCCGGTCAAAATGGAGGCGGCACATCCAGCGGCGGCGGCGGGGGTGGCGGCGCCCATGGCGCGGTCGCAACCACCGACGGCAGCAATACGGCGACGATCACCGGGGGCAACGGCGGACGCGGCGGCTCGGCCAGCAACAGCTGGGGTGGCGGTGGCGGCGGCGCTGGCGGCTATGGCGTAGTCGTCGATGGCAGCGGCTTGACCTACACCAACACTGGCCTGATCGGCGGTGGGATCGGCGCCCCTGGCGGCGTCGCCAACAACAATGGCCATGGCGGCAATGGCGGCGACGGCGGCTATGGCGTCTATGTCACCGGTCCGAGCGTGCTGACCAATTCCGGCGCCATCACCGGTGGCGCGGGTGGCAACGGCGGCGACGCCCTGAACAGCACCCAGAGTCGCGCCGGTGGCGATGGCGGCAATGGCGGCATCGGAGTCTACTTCACATCCGGCGGCACGCTGATCAATTCCGGTAGCATCACCGGAGGCGCGGCAGGTGTACGCGGACTTGGTCAAACCGGCGCATATGATGGCATCTTCGGCTCGGCCGGTGACGGCGTCCGCGGCGCCAACCTCACCATCGTCAACAGCGGCACGATCTCGGCCGGGACCGACCTCCTGGGCCCCGTCCCCCCCAACGCCATCACTTTCACCGGCGGCAGCAACGTCCTGGAGATCTGGGCGAGCTCAATCATCAACGGCAACGTCGCCGGCACCGGTACCGACACGTTACGGCTCGGCGGCGCGGCCAACGGCACGTTCGATGTCTCGAGCATCGGCGCGTCGGCGCAATACCGGGGTTTCTCGAATGTCGCGAAAACGGGCGCCGGCACATGGACCCTGACCGGCACCACCACGGCGGTGACGCCCTGGGCGATCAACCAGGGCACGCTGGAAGTCTCGTCGGACGCCAACCTGGGCGGCAGCTCCGGTGCTCTCACATTCGGCGGCGGCACGCTGCGCTATCTCGCCGGCTTCAGCTCCAATCGGGACGTGACGCTCAATGCCGGCGGCGGCAGCTTCGACACCAATGGCAACGACGCGACGCTTGGCGGCACCATCAGCGGCACCGGCAGATTCACCAAGCTCGGCGCCGGCACCCTCACTCTGAGCAACACCTCCAACGTCTCCTACTCCGGCGACACCTTCATCAATGCCGGCACCTTGCGGGCAGGCGCGCCAGGCGTGTTGTCGTTTGCCAGCGCCTACACGGTCGCGAGCGGCGCCACGCTCGATCTCAATGGCTTCAGCAGCATGATCGGCTCGCTCGCAGGCAGCGGCAGCGTCCTGCTCGGCGCGGGCTCGCTGACGGCGGGCGGCAACGACGGCAGCACGACCTTCGCCGGCACGATCTCCGGGACCGGCGGGTTCATCAAGACCGGCACCGGCCGGACGACGTTGACCGGCACCAGCAGCTACACCGGCGCGACGATCATCAACGGCGGCGTGCTCGACATCGAAGGTGCGATCACCAACACCTCCGGAGTCTCGGTGAACCCCGGCGGCACGCTGATGGGCGCAGGCCTTGTCGATCCGCCGATGACCGTCAGCATCAATGCCGGCGGCACGCTGGCACCCGGCAACGGCACCGCCGGCTCGTCGATGACCATCGTCGGCAATCTCGCCTTTCAGTCCGGCGCCTACTATCTGGTGCAGCTCGATCCGACGGCAGCCTCGTTCGCGAGCGTCACCGGCTCGGCCACGCTCGGCGGCGCCACCGTGAATGCCGTGTTCGGCACCGGCGGCTATGTCGACAAGCGCTACACGATCCTGACCACCAGCGGCGGCATCTCGGGCAGCTTCGGGTCTGTTGTGAAGACCAACCTGCCCTCCGGCTTCAAGACCAGCCTGAGCTACGACGCCACCAACGTCTATCTCGATTTGATCCTCGCCTTCGCCCTGCCCGGCGGGCTCAACGGCAATCAGAAAGCAGTCGGCTCGACGCTGTCGGCGTTCTTCGATCGCACCGGCGACATTCCGCTCGTGTTCGGCCGGTTGAACCAGGCCGGCCTGACGCAGGCCACCGGCGAGAGCGCCACGGGAGTCCAGCAGACCACCTTCAACGCGATGAGCCAGTTCGCTGGGCTGCTGACCGATCCCTTCGCGCAACGCCAAGGCGGTGGCGGCACGAACGGCTATGCGGACACGACCCGCAAGCGTACCGACGCCTTCGCGATGCTGCCCGACGACAGGCCGGCGGATTTCGCGCAGCGCTGGAACGTCTGGGCGGCGGGCTTCGGCGGCTCGCAATCGACCAGCGGCAATGCAAGTGTGGGTTCGAACGGCACCACCAGCCGCATCGCCGGCACCGCGGTCGGCGCCGACTACCGGCTCGCACCGCAGACCATCGCAGGCTTTGCGCTCGGCGGCAGCGGCACCAGCTTCAGCGTCAACGGTCTCGGCTCGGGCCGCTCCGACCTATTCCAGGCTGGCGCCTATCTGCATTACTATGCAGGTCCGAACTATCTGAGAGCGGCGCTGGCCTATGGCTGGCAGGACGTCACCACGGATCGTACCGTCACCATCTCCGGCACTGACGGGCTGCGCGCGAGCTATCAGGCGAATGCGTGGACCGGCCGGATCGAGGGCGGCACGCGTTTCGTCGCGCCACTCGGCGGCGTGGGCCTGACGCCGTACGCGGCTGCCCAGGTGACGAGCCTGCGCCTGCCCGCCTACGTCGAGCAGGCGACAGTGGGCGCATCGACCTTCGCCTTGAGCTACGCCGGCAAGACCGTCACCGCGACGCGCAGCGAGCTCGGCCTACGCACCGACAAATCCTATGCGCTGGCAGACTGCGCCCTCACCTTGCGCGGCCGTCTCGCCTGGGCGCACGACTTCAATCCCGACCGTTCCGTTTCGGCGACGTTCCAGACGCTGCCCGGCGCGAGCTTCGTCGTCAACGGCGCAGCGCAGGCACGCGACTCCGCGCTGACCGCGACGTCGATCGAGATGAGCTGGCTGAACGGCTGGAGCGCGATGGCAACGTTCGAGAGCGAGATCTCGAACGTGACGCGTTCTTACAGCGGCAAGGGGACCGTGCGTTACGCGTGGTGA